The proteins below come from a single Treponema phagedenis genomic window:
- a CDS encoding Gfo/Idh/MocA family protein translates to MNKKTGIGIIGAWGLRRGLIRYVAQNEDVNLLGAADISAQALENFQKEYGKNLYVTQDYRDLLRKDDIDAVFILSPDYCHEEHAVAALQAGKAVYLEKPLAITIDGALNILQTAKQTGSLLYVGHNMRYFPVVLKMKEIIESGVIGEVQVVWCRHFISYGGDAYFKDWHSQQKNVTGLLLQKAAHDIDVIHWLANSHSTMVTAMGKLSVYNRCTNKQAEGETHVVSFNQENWPPLEDHSFAQKIDVEDHSMMLMSMQNGVQASYMQCHYTPDAWRNYTVIGTKGRVENIGDSGDCSIKLYTSRTDTFEKPDTVYFLHKTEGSHGGSDPSIVKSFVDFVRTGRKANIDPSAAFYAVAAGIAATESLRNNSQPEQVQTLPEELTNYFTNGQRPE, encoded by the coding sequence ATGAACAAAAAAACAGGTATCGGCATTATCGGCGCCTGGGGCTTACGCCGCGGGCTTATTCGCTATGTTGCACAAAACGAAGACGTAAATCTGCTTGGTGCAGCGGATATTTCCGCGCAGGCATTAGAGAATTTTCAAAAAGAGTACGGCAAAAACCTTTATGTTACACAGGATTACCGCGATCTCTTACGTAAGGACGATATTGACGCGGTGTTTATTTTGTCGCCCGATTATTGCCATGAAGAACACGCTGTTGCCGCCTTGCAGGCAGGAAAAGCGGTATATTTGGAAAAACCGCTTGCAATTACGATTGATGGCGCCCTGAATATTTTACAAACGGCAAAGCAAACCGGCAGTCTTTTATATGTCGGGCACAACATGCGCTATTTTCCGGTAGTGCTAAAAATGAAAGAGATTATAGAATCAGGTGTAATAGGCGAGGTGCAGGTGGTGTGGTGCAGGCATTTTATCTCTTATGGCGGCGATGCTTATTTTAAAGACTGGCATTCGCAGCAAAAAAATGTTACCGGATTGCTTTTGCAAAAAGCGGCACATGATATAGACGTTATTCATTGGCTTGCAAACTCGCATAGTACGATGGTTACCGCAATGGGAAAACTTTCGGTGTACAACCGATGCACGAATAAACAAGCGGAGGGCGAAACCCATGTGGTTAGTTTTAATCAAGAGAACTGGCCGCCGTTGGAAGATCACTCGTTTGCGCAAAAAATTGATGTGGAAGACCATTCGATGATGTTGATGTCAATGCAAAACGGTGTACAAGCCTCATACATGCAATGCCATTACACGCCTGACGCATGGCGGAACTACACGGTTATCGGTACCAAAGGCCGTGTGGAAAACATCGGCGACAGCGGAGACTGCTCAATCAAACTCTATACCTCCAGAACCGATACCTTTGAAAAACCTGACACCGTTTATTTTCTGCATAAAACCGAAGGCTCGCACGGCGGCTCAGACCCGTCAATAGTCAAAAGCTTTGTCGACTTTGTCCGCACCGGACGCAAGGCAAACATCGACCCGTCCGCCGCCTTTTATGCAGTCGCCGCAGGTATTGCCGCAACCGAATCCCTGCGCAACAACTCGCAACCCGAACAAGTACAGACTCTTCCTGAAGAACTTACCAACTATTTTACAAACGGACAAAGGCCGGAATAA